In a single window of the Jaculus jaculus isolate mJacJac1 chromosome 9, mJacJac1.mat.Y.cur, whole genome shotgun sequence genome:
- the Krt24 gene encoding keratin, type I cytoskeletal 24, which produces MSCSSRVSSSGTGGIRVSAGGRLGSVGKCGVGGGSAWGSQRGASSCGLSGGSTCGFGEGLVSFSGGGGFGAVSGPGFGGGSGLGSGTGGYGGGTGGGLGGGVGNGGLFSGNGKQTMQNLNDRLASYLDKVRTLEDANTDLEGKIQGWYEKHGPGSTDGGSERDYSKYYKTIEDLKNQIVSDTIKNAGTMLQIDNARLAADDFRLKYEDELCLRQCVESDVTGLRKVLDDLTMTRSDLEMQIESLTEQLTYMKKNHEEEMKSVQGTTGGDVTVEMNAAPGTDLIKLLNDMRAQYEELAEQNRREVEEQFNQQSASLKAQISADVGAASSAKNEVTEARRTLQALEIELQAQLATKSSLEGTLADTEAGYVARLLDIQLRIGSLEEQICQIRDSNKCQNAEYEHLLDVKTRLEAEIETYRRLLSGEGGKIKFFSPGAVDYRNSRDLVSGDPRSRSGSGEGRDANKTRVTKTIIEEVVDGKVVSSQISNISEVKIN; this is translated from the exons ATGTCTTGCTCCTCTCGCGTCTCCTCCTCCGGGACTGGGGGCATCAGGGTGTCGGCCGGTGGGCGCTTGGGCAGTGTGGGCAAATGTGGTGTCGGGGGTGGCTCTGCCTGGGGCTCCCAAAGAGGAGCCAGCAGCTGTGGCCTGAGCGGAGGGTCTACTTGCGGCTTTGGAGAGGGTTTGGTGAGCTTCTCTGGCGGGGGTGGTTTTGGAGCAGTCTCGGGCCCTGGATTTGGTGGAGGCTCTGGATTGGGCAGCGGTACCGGTGGCTATGGGGGTGGCACAGGAGGCGGCCTTGGTGGTGGTGTCGGTAATGGGGGGCTTTTCTCTGGAAATGGAAAGCAAACCATGCAGAACCTCAATGACCGCTTGGCCAGCTACCTGGACAAGGTGCGCACCCTGGAGGATGCCAACACCGATCTGGAGGGTAAAATCCAGGGCTGGTATGAAAAGCACGGGCCTGGCTCTACAGATGGTGGGTCTGAGAGAGACTACAGCAAATACTACAAGACAATCGAAGACCTCAAAAACCAG ATCGTTAGTGACACTATCAAAAATGCTGGAACCATGTTGCAGATTGACAATGCCAGGCTGGCTGCCGATGACTTCAGACTGAA GTATGAGGATGAGCTGTGCCTCCGGCAGTGTGTGGAGTCCGATGTCACTGGCCTGAGGAAAGTTCTGGACGACCTGACCATGACTCGCTCTGACTtggagatgcagatagagagtcTCACAGAGCAGCTGACCTACATGAAGAAGAACCACGAGGAG GAAATGAAGAGCGTGCAAGGGACCACCGGAGGAGATGTGACCGTAGAAATGAATGCTGCCCCAGGTACCGACCTGATCAAACTATTGAACGACATGCGGGCCCAGTATGAGGAGCTGGCTGAGCAGAACCGGCGGGAGGTTGAGGAGCAGTTCAACCAGCAG AGCGCGTCGCTGAAAGCCCAGATCTCTGCTGACGTGGGGGCAGCCAGTTCAGCCAAGAATGAAGTGACAGAAGCGAGGCGCACCCTGCAAGCTCTGGAGATCGAGCTTCAGGCTCAGCTGGCCACG AAAAGCTCTCTGGAAGGGACCCTGGCCGACACAGAGGCTGGCTACGTGGCTCGGCTGTTGGACATTCAGCTGCGGATCGGCAGTCTGGAGGAGCAGATCTGCCAGATCCGGGACAGTAACAAATGCCAGAACGCGGAGTATGAGCACCTGCTGGACGTCAAGACGCGGCTGGAGGCGGAGATCGAGACCTACCGCCGCCTGCTCAGCGGAGAGGGAGG GAAAATCAAATTCTTTTCTCCTGGTGCTGTTGATTACAGAAACTCCAGAGATTTGGTATCAGGTGACCCAAGGTCCAGAAGCGGTTCTGGTGAAGGAAGAG ATGCCAATAAGACTAGAGTGACCAAGACCATCATAGAGGAGGTGGTCGATGGCAAAGTTGTATCATCTCAAATCAGCAATATTTCAGAAGTGAAAATAAACTAA